In Acidimicrobiales bacterium, the sequence GCCTTGGTCACCAGCACCTGCCCGCCACACTCGGCACAGGAGTACCGCTTACCGAGGTTGTTGGCCACCGGTCGCACCCTCCTCGGATCGGTCGACCAACGGGCGCCCGCAACACGACAGCTGTCCCGTCGGCGCCTTGACCACAATGATCTCCGTGCCGCAGCTCGTGCAGCGGACCCGCTCTCCGACTCCGGTCATGGCCTCATCATAGGGAGTCCGACGATTCGGCCACGAGCCCGCCCAGGCTCTCGGTGACCTCGATGAACTCCTCGACCATGTCGAAGATCACGTCCTTGGCCGGCCGCACCTTGTTCATCTCGCCCACGATCTGGCCCACTGGCATGCCCAGCAGCTCGTTGACCTGGAACTTGTTGATGCGGCGGGTGGCATCGGCGGTGAGCATGTACTGGAGCGGCATGGGCAGGGTGCCCGGAGAGTCGGAGCTCTCCCATGCATCGGTCCACTGGGTCCGGAGCATGCGAGCCGGCTTGCCCGTGAGCGAGCGTGACCTGACCGTGTCGGACGAGTTGGCCGCCAGCAGCTTGTCCATCACGGGCGGCGTCATGTCGCTCTCGGCCACCGTGAGCCAGATGGAGCCGGTCCACACCCCGTCGGCTCCGAGGGCCATGGCCGCCGCCATCTGGCGGCCGCTCCCGATGCCCCCGGCCGCCAGCACCGGTATCGGCGCCACGGCCTCGATCACCTGCGGGACCAGCACCATGGTGGAGATCTCGCCGGTGTGGCCGCCGGCCTCGTGGCCCTGGGCCACGATGATGTCCACGCCCTGGTTGACCTGGCGCTGGGCCTGGGCCGGCTTGCCCACCAGGGCCGCCACCTTCACGCCGTGCTCGTGGGCCAGGTCGACGACGTCCTTGGGCGGGGGGCCAAGGGCGTTGACCAGCAGCTTGATGGGATGCGAGAGGGCGATGTCGACCTGGGGCCGGGCGCCCTCGTGGGTCCACCCCAGCAGGCCCGAGCGCTCCTCGTCGTCGGGGGGCAGCTTGGGCACCTGGTAGCGGTCGAGCACCTCCTCGACGTACTTGCGGTGCCCCTCGGGGATCATCTTCTGGAGATCGTCCTCCAGATGCTGCGGGTCGATCTCGCCGGCCCCGGCGTAGGAGGCGGGCATGACCACGTCGACGCCGTAGGGCTTGCCGCCGACGTGCTCGTCGATCCAGGACAGCTCGATCTCGAGCTGCTCGGGCGTGAAGGCCAGGGCGCCGAGGACGCCCATGCCCCCCGCCCGGCTGACCGCGGCTACGACGTCGCGGCAGTGGCTGAAGGCGAATATCGGCAGGTCGAGCTCGAACAGCTCAGACGCCTTGGTACGCATCGCTTCCTCCCAAATGGTCTGTCATGGTTCAGGTTGGTCCGGCCGGCGTCGCCGCCGGGGTCGCGGAGGTCGCTGTGCTCAGCGCCCAGGGGTAGTCGGGCTTGCCGCTCGGGCTGCGCTGGATCGTCTCGACCACGTGCAGCTGCCGGGGGACCTTGTAGCCGGCCAGCAGGGTCCGGCAATGAGTCTGGATGGGCTCGAGGGCGACGGCGGCGCCGGGGCGGGGCTGCACCACGGCCGCCACCCGCTGGCCCCATCGTTCGTCGGGTACGCCCACCACGACGGCGTCGTACACGTCGGGGTGGGACTTGACCGCCGCCTCCACCTCCTCGGGGAAGATCTTCTCGCCGCCCGAGTTGATCGACTGCGACCCACGCCCCAGGAGCGTGATGGTGCCGTCGGCCTCCACCGTGGCGAAGTCGCCCGGAATGGCATAGCGCACGCCCTGCGCCTCGACGAAGGTGGCCGCCGTCTTCTCGGGGTCCTTGTAGTAGCCGACGGGGATGTCGCCCATGCGGGCCAGCTTGCCCACCACGCCCGAGCCTGGCACCACCGGCTCGAGGTCGTCGTCGAGGACCACCGACC encodes:
- a CDS encoding nitronate monooxygenase family protein, with translation MRTKASELFELDLPIFAFSHCRDVVAAVSRAGGMGVLGALAFTPEQLEIELSWIDEHVGGKPYGVDVVMPASYAGAGEIDPQHLEDDLQKMIPEGHRKYVEEVLDRYQVPKLPPDDEERSGLLGWTHEGARPQVDIALSHPIKLLVNALGPPPKDVVDLAHEHGVKVAALVGKPAQAQRQVNQGVDIIVAQGHEAGGHTGEISTMVLVPQVIEAVAPIPVLAAGGIGSGRQMAAAMALGADGVWTGSIWLTVAESDMTPPVMDKLLAANSSDTVRSRSLTGKPARMLRTQWTDAWESSDSPGTLPMPLQYMLTADATRRINKFQVNELLGMPVGQIVGEMNKVRPAKDVIFDMVEEFIEVTESLGGLVAESSDSL